From the genome of Actinacidiphila yeochonensis CN732, one region includes:
- a CDS encoding lantibiotic dehydratase, protein MRNLFAVRRVAMARVPLTPFLREPRSGLLDEGVFLASRSLDQAAPSPRTASARAAYALRAGTRTTPNGVWCAAGVAVLDGPEQTRVRSDGRYRVLTLPAPAWLLAVADCHVEVALPQLAVTANNLAVCRGGRWEAVHRSQDGDAVLGSVASTELSDWLLSECGTPVPARQLIDKIQARYPAADETKARTAIVHLVRTGLLLTDLLPEDLRADPLQHLVQRLGQERPEVAPLADLRSLLRRADQHPPGSEHRLGLLRQARGVADRLHTVDRPFTVDTAMDTELHLPATVGARAAEAASVLWRIGHRTGPLETWTRRFTELFGRHRLVPLLEAIDPVMGVGPPTPEDSVGARSGLDDARARYLTALYTEALAQGLPEIALTCRDVLYLEAAEGPEPPYTAEIHVRVICQPDGTLNLVVGPHAAQDAGSASARFRHLLPELIPTTSLSERDAPVMAEIACRPLTARTAALATPTEALPHRIPVGVPPRGGDLLPTDLAIASTGNRLILWSRQLDAPVRPVLLSRITRELIPPAAQLLYLLGHDGERPWHPFTWAPVLPHASYTPRVTYRGTVFLPQRWRLPDGLIAAAGRRTDWVKQLDDWLTRVQPSVPTLVLAEESDRHLLIDLTEPQHQEILRRTVSAGARTIAEALGYFPSDAPVESPHGRHLLELVVPLDRRHSEASIPVPDPRTAVRPRRSDETGATDGWISVALAVPVRHQNAVLQQLPIFHGARLGYWLRYRTPSLGHHVRVRVRAENPADLAPIREMLGEWAALLADQRLSDGLLYAEPYVRETQRYGGPDAIEAAEAVFSSDSDLACWALEFNERDRLILASGNIQAIAAVLAPGQALRAVSRASRLSLSERRLREEARTVAREHQATLPATKEQTHRAALTELADRLQPHIAPRVASDVIHMHCNRLLGLDSSAERIARSLALDLLYRE, encoded by the coding sequence ATGCGCAATCTGTTCGCGGTCCGGAGAGTAGCGATGGCCCGAGTGCCCCTGACTCCCTTTCTCAGGGAACCGAGATCCGGTCTGCTCGATGAGGGCGTGTTCCTGGCCTCCCGCTCCCTGGACCAAGCCGCACCTTCGCCCCGTACCGCTTCAGCGCGTGCCGCCTACGCTCTACGCGCTGGGACCCGCACCACGCCGAACGGCGTATGGTGCGCAGCCGGCGTCGCGGTCCTCGACGGGCCGGAGCAGACTCGGGTGCGTTCGGACGGGCGTTACCGAGTACTGACGCTACCGGCCCCCGCCTGGCTGCTGGCGGTTGCCGACTGCCACGTGGAAGTTGCTCTGCCGCAGCTTGCTGTTACCGCGAATAACCTGGCCGTCTGTCGAGGCGGACGCTGGGAGGCCGTCCACCGAAGTCAGGACGGCGATGCCGTACTCGGCTCGGTCGCCTCCACCGAACTGTCCGACTGGCTCCTGAGCGAATGCGGCACTCCAGTCCCTGCGCGGCAGCTGATCGACAAGATCCAGGCCCGTTACCCCGCCGCCGACGAGACGAAGGCCCGCACAGCCATCGTCCATCTCGTCCGCACCGGACTTCTCCTGACCGACCTGCTTCCGGAAGATCTGCGAGCGGATCCGCTGCAGCATCTCGTCCAACGGCTCGGCCAAGAGCGACCAGAGGTCGCGCCGTTGGCCGACTTGCGCAGCCTCCTGCGCCGCGCCGACCAACATCCGCCCGGCAGCGAACATCGCCTCGGGCTGCTCCGGCAGGCTCGTGGCGTCGCCGACCGCCTCCACACCGTGGATCGGCCGTTCACCGTCGACACCGCAATGGACACCGAACTGCACCTACCCGCTACCGTTGGCGCCCGCGCCGCTGAGGCCGCATCAGTACTCTGGCGGATCGGCCACCGCACAGGTCCGCTGGAGACGTGGACGAGGCGCTTCACGGAGTTGTTCGGGCGACACCGGCTTGTCCCCTTGCTGGAAGCTATCGACCCCGTCATGGGAGTCGGCCCCCCGACTCCTGAGGACAGCGTCGGCGCGCGCAGTGGCCTTGACGATGCTCGTGCCCGCTACCTGACAGCCCTCTACACCGAAGCGCTTGCGCAGGGCCTCCCCGAGATCGCTCTTACCTGCCGAGATGTCCTCTACCTGGAGGCAGCAGAGGGCCCGGAGCCGCCGTACACGGCAGAGATCCACGTGCGCGTCATCTGCCAGCCGGACGGCACCCTCAATCTGGTCGTCGGACCGCATGCCGCTCAGGACGCCGGTTCAGCCTCGGCCCGCTTCAGGCACCTCCTGCCTGAGCTGATACCGACCACGTCGCTGAGCGAGCGAGACGCTCCCGTCATGGCGGAGATTGCTTGCCGGCCGCTGACCGCTCGTACCGCCGCTCTCGCGACGCCCACCGAAGCCCTTCCCCATCGCATCCCCGTCGGTGTGCCGCCTCGCGGTGGCGACCTCCTCCCGACGGACCTCGCCATCGCGTCCACCGGCAACCGGCTCATCCTCTGGTCGCGTCAACTCGACGCACCTGTAAGGCCGGTACTCCTCAGCAGAATCACGCGAGAGCTGATCCCACCCGCAGCGCAACTCCTCTATCTGCTCGGCCACGACGGCGAACGCCCGTGGCATCCCTTTACCTGGGCGCCGGTTCTTCCGCATGCGTCGTATACCCCCCGAGTCACCTACCGCGGAACGGTTTTCCTCCCGCAGCGTTGGCGCCTCCCAGACGGGCTCATCGCGGCAGCGGGGCGACGCACGGACTGGGTCAAACAGCTGGACGACTGGCTCACGCGCGTCCAGCCCAGCGTGCCGACCCTCGTCCTCGCCGAGGAATCAGACCGGCACCTGCTGATCGACCTCACCGAGCCCCAACATCAAGAGATTCTGCGCCGCACCGTATCCGCCGGTGCCCGTACGATCGCCGAAGCCCTCGGCTACTTCCCAAGCGACGCTCCCGTAGAGTCCCCGCACGGTAGACACCTCCTTGAACTCGTCGTTCCTCTCGACCGGCGCCACTCGGAGGCGTCAATCCCCGTGCCTGACCCGCGGACCGCTGTCCGGCCCCGGCGCAGCGATGAGACCGGAGCAACCGACGGCTGGATCTCCGTTGCCCTGGCCGTCCCCGTGCGTCACCAGAACGCTGTGCTCCAACAGCTTCCGATCTTCCACGGCGCCCGGCTCGGTTACTGGTTGCGCTACCGCACCCCGTCTCTCGGCCATCACGTGCGTGTGCGAGTTCGCGCAGAGAACCCGGCAGACCTCGCTCCGATCCGCGAAATGCTCGGCGAGTGGGCCGCACTCCTCGCCGACCAGCGCTTGAGCGACGGCCTGTTGTATGCCGAGCCGTATGTCCGCGAGACTCAGCGGTACGGCGGTCCTGATGCCATTGAGGCCGCCGAAGCCGTCTTCTCCAGTGACAGTGACCTCGCCTGCTGGGCCCTGGAGTTCAACGAACGCGACCGCCTCATCCTGGCCTCCGGCAACATCCAGGCAATCGCCGCCGTACTGGCTCCCGGTCAAGCCCTACGTGCCGTCTCCCGAGCCAGCCGCCTGAGCCTGTCCGAGCGGCGACTTCGCGAAGAGGCGCGGACGGTCGCACGCGAGCACCAGGCCACGCTTCCTGCCACGAAGGAGCAAACACACCGGGCAGCACTCACCGAACTGGCCGACCGGCTGCAGCCCCATATCGCGCCTCGTGTCGCCTCCGACGTGATCCACATGCACTGCAACCGACTCCTCGGCCTCGACTCATCCGCCGAACGAATCGCCCGTTCCCTGGCCCTTGACCTTCTCTACCGCGAATGA
- the fxlM gene encoding methyltransferase, FxLD system: MLTTDSPDGVDARLNATLVAELRSSGWLRTDRVGAAFEAVRRGWFIPPEVSRGEAYGNEVVFTNRAGDGTPTSSVSAPWLVAGMLERLAPHDGEHILEIGSGGWNAALLRHLVGPSGRVTSIDIDPEVVARARRSLAGTPWQDVHVAQGDGRAGLPADAPYDAIVITVQASSIEPAWLDQLEPGGRLVVPLRVRGMGRLLTFAAEGDHWRGGGWEQCGFVRMRGEGTDQHQGVGFALGDGARLRVHDSVLPSDATITGAASQTRRELWSGVVVGATEHTRPVVDLWLATALDRYGRLHPSAAKPQDTERGLLPLSGGSSATWSGSTLAYVTMRAADSTGTRYEYGVAWHGPDPEPAERMVEHLRGWDREQRGGPGPSLMLYRVGHAPASPTGRVLVHQGVHQEPRLVLTWP, translated from the coding sequence GTGCTCACCACTGATTCGCCCGATGGCGTGGACGCGAGGTTGAACGCGACCCTCGTCGCGGAACTCCGCAGCTCCGGCTGGCTGCGAACCGATCGCGTCGGGGCTGCCTTCGAGGCGGTCCGCCGTGGTTGGTTCATCCCGCCGGAGGTCTCCCGGGGAGAGGCGTACGGCAACGAGGTCGTCTTCACCAACCGGGCTGGCGACGGCACCCCTACCAGTTCGGTGTCCGCGCCCTGGCTGGTCGCCGGGATGCTGGAGCGCCTGGCCCCGCACGACGGTGAGCACATCCTGGAGATCGGCTCCGGCGGGTGGAACGCGGCGCTGCTTCGCCACCTGGTAGGCCCGAGCGGGCGCGTCACGAGCATCGACATCGACCCCGAGGTGGTCGCACGCGCCCGCCGCAGCCTGGCCGGTACCCCCTGGCAGGACGTACACGTGGCCCAAGGCGACGGCCGCGCCGGGCTCCCTGCCGACGCCCCTTACGACGCGATCGTGATCACCGTGCAGGCGTCCTCGATCGAGCCCGCCTGGCTCGATCAACTCGAACCGGGTGGACGCCTCGTCGTCCCCCTGCGAGTACGCGGCATGGGGCGCCTGCTGACGTTCGCCGCCGAGGGTGACCACTGGCGTGGCGGCGGCTGGGAGCAGTGCGGCTTCGTGCGGATGCGCGGCGAAGGAACAGACCAGCACCAAGGCGTCGGCTTCGCGCTCGGCGATGGGGCACGGCTGCGGGTGCACGACAGCGTGCTGCCCTCCGACGCGACGATCACCGGCGCCGCGTCGCAGACCCGCAGGGAACTGTGGAGCGGCGTCGTGGTCGGAGCGACCGAGCACACCCGTCCGGTGGTGGACCTCTGGCTCGCCACCGCCCTGGACCGCTACGGACGGCTCCACCCCTCCGCGGCGAAACCCCAGGACACGGAGCGCGGCCTGCTGCCCCTGTCAGGAGGCAGCTCCGCCACCTGGAGCGGTTCCACCCTCGCCTACGTGACGATGCGGGCCGCCGACAGCACCGGTACCCGCTACGAGTACGGCGTGGCCTGGCACGGCCCCGACCCCGAACCCGCCGAGCGCATGGTGGAGCACCTGCGCGGCTGGGACCGCGAGCAGCGCGGCGGCCCCGGACCGTCCCTGATGCTCTACCGCGTCGGACACGCCCCCGCGTCACCGACCGGACGCGTCCTGGTCCACCAAGGGGTCCACCAGGAACCCCGCCTGGTCCTCACCTGGCCCTGA
- a CDS encoding DUF397 domain-containing protein, with product MIKNVIPHASALTGWRKSSYSNSESGSCVEIVDGYKAGVPVRDSKDPNGPALLFPAPAWSAFLAEVKAGHFTV from the coding sequence ATGATTAAGAACGTCATCCCCCACGCGTCCGCTCTGACCGGCTGGCGCAAGTCCTCTTACAGCAACAGCGAGTCCGGCAGCTGCGTCGAGATCGTGGACGGGTACAAGGCCGGTGTCCCCGTGCGGGACTCCAAGGACCCCAACGGGCCCGCCCTCCTCTTTCCCGCCCCCGCATGGTCGGCGTTCCTCGCCGAGGTGAAGGCAGGACACTTCACCGTCTGA
- a CDS encoding DUF397 domain-containing protein has product MTKHIPTASALTGWRKSSYSGNQNGSCVEVVDGFEGGIPVRDSKDPDGPALLFPAPAWSVFLADVKAGRFTV; this is encoded by the coding sequence ATGACCAAGCACATCCCCACCGCATCCGCTCTGACCGGCTGGCGCAAGTCCAGCTACAGCGGGAACCAGAACGGCAGTTGCGTCGAGGTCGTGGACGGCTTCGAGGGCGGCATCCCCGTGCGGGACTCCAAGGACCCCGACGGGCCCGCCCTCCTCTTTCCCGCCCCCGCGTGGTCGGTGTTCCTCGCCGACGTGAAGGCAGGACGCTTCACCGTCTGA
- the pip gene encoding prolyl aminopeptidase has protein sequence MVDLYPPASPYDCGLLDTGDGNQLYYEQIGNPEGKPALVVHGGPGSGAMRRPTRAWDVEYYRVIRYDQRNCGRSTPHASDPAADMSLNTTQHLVDDMERLREHLGIDTWLINGASWGSTLALAYAQQHPHRVSEMVIPAVTTTRRSEIDWLYRGAGLFHPEAWDRFRDGVPEDERDGDLLAAYARLMENPDRAVREKAATDWLAWEDAVISNEPNGVPGMYSDQETDAQIAFVRICAHFFSNGAWLEEDQLLRDAHKLAGIPAVLIHGRHDMGSPVQTAWKLAKAWPTARLHIIEDSGHAGSDALGATVRAAIDAFKHR, from the coding sequence GACTCCTCGACACCGGAGACGGCAACCAGCTCTACTACGAGCAGATCGGCAACCCCGAAGGCAAGCCCGCTCTGGTCGTCCACGGCGGTCCGGGTTCGGGCGCCATGCGGCGGCCGACGAGGGCCTGGGACGTCGAGTACTACCGCGTCATCCGCTACGACCAGCGCAACTGCGGCCGCAGCACCCCGCACGCGAGCGACCCGGCCGCGGACATGAGCCTGAACACCACGCAGCACCTGGTCGACGACATGGAACGGCTGCGGGAACACCTCGGCATCGACACGTGGCTGATCAACGGAGCCTCCTGGGGCTCGACGCTCGCCCTGGCCTACGCACAGCAACACCCGCACCGTGTCAGCGAGATGGTCATCCCGGCGGTGACCACCACCCGCCGCAGCGAGATCGACTGGCTCTACCGGGGCGCCGGGCTCTTCCACCCCGAGGCATGGGACCGGTTCCGCGACGGCGTCCCCGAGGACGAGCGCGACGGCGACCTGCTGGCGGCCTACGCGCGGCTGATGGAGAACCCCGACCGGGCGGTCCGGGAGAAGGCGGCCACCGACTGGCTCGCCTGGGAGGACGCGGTCATCTCCAACGAGCCCAACGGCGTCCCCGGCATGTACAGCGACCAGGAGACCGACGCGCAGATCGCCTTCGTACGCATCTGCGCCCACTTCTTCAGCAACGGCGCCTGGCTGGAAGAGGACCAACTCCTGCGCGACGCCCACAAGCTGGCCGGAATCCCAGCGGTGCTGATCCACGGCCGGCACGACATGGGCAGCCCGGTGCAGACCGCCTGGAAGCTGGCGAAGGCCTGGCCGACCGCACGCCTCCACATCATCGAGGACTCAGGCCACGCCGGAAGCGACGCCCTGGGAGCGACGGTCCGGGCGGCCATCGACGCGTTCAAGCACCGCTGA